Genomic DNA from Natrinema sp. CBA1119:
TATCGCAGGCGACGGCGACCGACAACTGGAACGTCATCCAGGGGGCTGTTTCGCAGCTAACTCATTACCATCTCTCCGAAGTCGAATCCGAAGTGACCGGCGACGGAAGCGGTGATCCCGATGTGGTCGCTGAACTCGATCCGTGCTGGGAAGAGTCGAACTCGGGACGACGCATCGTTGCCTTCCACAGCGGCGCGTTTTACTGCCGTGAACACGAGCGCGTCCTCGACCCGTTACGGTTCATCGCGCTTGAAGAAGGCCTGATCAATCACTGTGACGACTCGCTCACAGGCGAAGACTTCCGACAAGCGTACCACGTCGCCCGCGAACAACGCGGTGCGCCGCTTCCCGAATGGACTGTCGGAGATCCCGACCACATCCCGGTGCTTCCGCCAGCGGAAGACCTTCTCGGAGAGTTCACAACCGATACCAGCGCGCTCGATGAGGCCCGCAGTGATGTCGAGGCGCTGTACCGCGACCTCGCAGACGACCGTTCACAGGCGAATCTTCTCACCGCGCTCCCGGCGCTCGGGAAAACCACGTCGGTCGTGAAGAACGCGACCGACCACCCTGCTCTGTACCTCGGAGCACGGCACGAGTTAATGGATGAAGTCGCCGCGAAAGCTGAAGACTACGGGCTGTCTTGGATGCATCTCCCGATTTTCGCTGAAGACGGCGTTGATGAGATGGCTGTTCACGACGCTGTCCGGCTCGTCCGTGAAGAAGGGAAAGACATCCTGCAAGACCGGGATGAGCTTGTTGAACGCATCGATGTGGATCTTGAAGACGATGAAGATGCTGACGACAGCGAGGTTCATGTTGAGGGCGACGACGATGACATCGAGTTGGATCGCGGGAGTTGCCCGACAGCCAACGGCGAGCACGGCGATGCGTGGGCGCTTGCTGTTCACGCTGCGCGAGCGCTGGGTCATTCGCCTCAAGAGCTCCACACCCATGCGAAGGCGCTGTTCGGAGAGGACCTACCCTGTCAAGACGACGGGCATGACTGCCCGTATTCGCTGGCGTGGGAAGCGGTCACTGATCCGAAAGCGCCGAAGGACCTGCTGATCGGCCATTACGGCCATGGCCATGTCGCGGGCGCGCGTACCTACTACGAGCGCGAGAACGACCGGACTGAGTTGGAGCCGCGAGTCGTTGCTATCGACGAGTTCCCAGGCGGCGCGTTCGAAGAGCAGTTCGGTGAAGCCTTCCTCGATCACGCGACGTGGCTTGCGCGGTCGCTTCATTCCGACGTTGAAGACCGGCAGGATCTATTCGAACAGGATCTCTGGAACGACGACGCCGTCCGTGGATGGCTAACCGGGACTGTTACTGACGACATCCCGGCGTTCGAACAGGCGGCTACCCGACTCGATGCGCTTCACGATGCCCTGGAAGTCTTACACGCAGCAGAACGGTTCTTAGAGGCTCGTACCGAGACGGTTGCAGACCTCGGGCTGACAGACGCGTTAAAAGCGGTTACGCGGCTCCACCCGACGTGGGACGTAGACGCTGTCAGCGCTACCCGAGAACGACTGCAAACAGCCATCGACGACGCGAGACAGAACTCGAACGCCAACACGGCGGTAGTGGACGAAGTTGAAGAAGACGTTCTCACCGGGCTGACAGACTTGCTATTCCCGTTCCAAACGATAGACGACCAGCAGTTACTCGCGGAGACGCCACCAGCCTGCCTCAAAGGCGACCTCGCCAGCATGTTTGATCAGGCTGTGAACGCCTTCGAAGCCAACCGTGAGGGGGCGGCGGAACTCGTGCAGGCGACGCTGACCGCTGTTGAAGGCGGAGAAGATGGGTGTCGGGAACTCGCTATTCACGCCCGCGACGGATACGCTCACCCGAAAGCGTACCTGCTGCTGTACGGGACGATAGCTGACGATGACGCCGTGACGGAGCTAACCACCGACGCGTTCGGATTCGACCTCGATAGCGACAGCGGAACGAACGTGAAGCAGGTCCGTCTCGGACGGAACACGGTACTGGTTGATCGGAATCATCACGGCGCGCTGATCCATGAACCGCCAGAATTCACCGCTCGAAACGGACAGCGGAACTCAGTAATCGGTCTCGACGCAACAGGCCGTGAGCACCTGTGGGAACTCGCTATCGGGCAAAACGTTGAACGGCGCGATATTCACGAGACGCCGCGAGCACGCCGAGAGTTCCTACAGCAGACGCTGAACCTACAGGTTGTACAAACGACGCCGCATACGAAAACCTACGAGGGGAGTACGAAAGGTAAGAACTTCGACGGCGACATCGCCTTGGTTCGAGCCGTCGCAGAAGAGTACGGCGCAGGGCGGTTGCGACGGGATACCCTCACGTCAACGTCGAAACCCGGGGTGATCACTACGAAAGTCGTTCGGCAGGAAATCGAAGACGAGATCGAGGACGACATCAGCGCGATAGATCACTACGGGAACGTGACCGGGTCGAACGCTATGGGCGAGTTGAATCTCGGCGTCGTACTCGGGTGTCAGCACTTCGGAGACTACACCGTCGAAAAATGGGCAGCGCTCGCGGGGGAACAGGTGTCACGAACCGGACGCGGTGAAGCCCTCGACTACGGCTGCCCAACCGGGAATACGTACCTGAAGCATATGCGTCAGGACCAGACCTTGCAATCGATTTTGCGGTTCGGGCGTGACGAGGAAGGCGCAATCGTGTTCGCTCATACCGCAGCGCTGCATGAAGATCTCCCCGTCGTTGGAGACGGAGCTGTCGTGCGAGCGTTCTCTGAAAGCACGCAAGAAGTCGCCCGGGCCGCCCAGCAGTTCCGCGATCAAGAGTTCACCGTGAGCGATCTTGTCGACACAGTCGATTGCTCGCGCCGGACGGTGAGACGAGTTCTCGCAGAACTCAGTGAAATGGGATACCTAGAACGACACGACGCAGGTGAAGGGCTGGCTAACGAGTATCACACTATCGATGAGCCCGGCGTTGGAGACGTGGAGCTCCCGACAACCGATGCGCCTGGACCTCAACCCGGGGGGACGACCAACCCGGACAGGATACCTTAGAACAATATTATACGTGGTTTGTCCGGGTTCCCTCACCGCAAGACGAAGATAGGTCCCAACATGGAGTGGGAACAGCAACCCTTCCTGCTCCAGATGAGATCACAACTGGTCCGCCCCCCGGCTAGCAGTACTCACTGCCGCTTCAGCCGGGTACCGAGAGGCGGTGCGAACAGCGGTTGCTTTCTCGGTAGGTGCTTGAACGGCTACTTGCCACGATTTTAACCAACAGTGGGATTACGATTTCCCGTTGTTGGTTAAGGTTCTCTCGTTGCGGGTTTACTGGTTCTCGTTACCGCCTACTGGCGCGGGCCAGATGTGAAACTCTCGAACTACGATATGGTCGTGCTGTGAGTCCGCGTTGCAGACTGTGAATATGAAAAATAGCCATTTTCTATGAAGTCATGTATTCACTACATAGATACTACCGCTGAGAGCTTGAAATTCTCCAGTTAGCGGGGTAACTTTCCAACCATTTATTTAATTGCCCCTATGAAGTAACTTTGCTAACATGCCAGGAATGACCTACAACCCGCTCGGCCTCTCGGGCCAGCGGGACGAGAACGGTACGTTCAGAGCAGCACCGGACTCACAGTATATCCGGTTCCGTGAGACCGCGAAGGACGGCGATGTCCTTGATGAACTCATCGGCCTGACACTCACCTCGACCGGTATCCGAGCAGCAGCGATGGCTCACATGAAGCCGTCGTGGTGGCGTAACGGACCGAACGAGCGACCGCACCTTCAGATCCCCTACGGGGAGATATGCGAGCTCGGTTCGGGCAACGGGAGCGGCGGAGACACAAGCCGGGAAGGCGTCCCGTGTTTCCATTGCCGGAACCGGGCAGACAAACGGTGGGCCCCCGCCGGTGCGGATTTCACGCCGAAGTCCGAGGCAGGTGTCCGACCGATTCCGGTTCGGGATGACGACACGATCCACATCTTGAACAGTTACTTCGACCTCTACGAGAACGTCACGTCGCAAGGGACGATCACTAATCGAGTGAAAGGCATTGCCGACCGGGCGGGTTTCGAGCGACGGGTAGTTGCGCACGATCTCCGCGACACGTACGGTACGCTGCTGGCGAAGAAAGACTTCGGACCCCACAAGATCAAGACCCTGATGGGGCACGCGAACCTCGAAGAGGCGATCAAGTACATCAAACTCGCTGGAGAAGACGTGCAAGACGAATATGATGATAAGTGGTGACCCGCCTGAGGACCTCAGCGAACGTCAGCTGCTACTCTACCCAGGCGAGCAGTCACTCCCGCTCCTCGACGAAGGTATAGACGCGTTCAGGAAGGCCAGTCGAGAAGGCGACCACAAGGATCGCCTCATCGGAGAAGGGATGCTCTTGACCGGGCTGAAACCCGGGACGTTTGCCCATATGACTGAGGAGTGGTTGGAACGAGAAGGAGATCGGCTCTT
This window encodes:
- a CDS encoding tyrosine-type recombinase/integrase produces the protein MPGMTYNPLGLSGQRDENGTFRAAPDSQYIRFRETAKDGDVLDELIGLTLTSTGIRAAAMAHMKPSWWRNGPNERPHLQIPYGEICELGSGNGSGGDTSREGVPCFHCRNRADKRWAPAGADFTPKSEAGVRPIPVRDDDTIHILNSYFDLYENVTSQGTITNRVKGIADRAGFERRVVAHDLRDTYGTLLAKKDFGPHKIKTLMGHANLEEAIKYIKLAGEDVQDEYDDKW